In the Podospora pseudocomata strain CBS 415.72m chromosome 5, whole genome shotgun sequence genome, one interval contains:
- a CDS encoding hypothetical protein (EggNog:ENOG503NYH5; COG:E), with amino-acid sequence MAQPHELNTDPDRLLFAYWVPNVSGGLVVSKIPQNTSSSLKSNLTYARTAEQHGFEYALTQIRFTALYGASEQHESVSFSQALLHGTEKLKVIAAILPGPWTPAVVAKQLASIDNYTDGRIAVNIVSGWFKGEFHAIGEWWLDHAERYRRSNEFMRCLRGIWTAPKDEGFTFSGDFYRFKNYKLAPKPVQKPHPPIFQGGNSEDARVNGAEVADWYFMNGNDLEGFRAQIQDVKARAAKVGREEHVKFAVNGFVIVRDTEEEAIRVLQEIQGKADQGAIEAFAQEVKNAGQSTKEKQGMWATSTFNDLVQYNDGFKTKLVGTKEQVAERIVLLKALGVNLLLTAFLHYDQEVEQFGKEVLPLVRKLEAEGRGKDVAYEIERTGAVYQKH; translated from the coding sequence ATGGCTCAACCACACGAACTCAACACCGACCCCGACCGTCTTCTCTTCGCCTACTGGGTCCCCAATGTCTCTGGCGGCCTCGTGGTCTCCAAAATCCCCCAAaacacctcttcctctctcaaATCCAACCTGACCTACGCCCGCACCGCCGAACAGCACGGCTTCGAATACGCCCTCACCCAAATCCGCTTCACGGCCCTCTACGGCGCCTCGGAACAGCACGAGTccgtctccttctcccaggccctcctccacggcaCCGAAAAGCTCAAagtcatcgccgccatcctccccggcCCATGGACACCAGCCGTCGTTGCCAAGCAGCTCGCCAGCATCGACAATTACACCGACGGCAGAATCGCCGTCAACATCGTCTCGGGCTGGTTTAAGGGCGAGTTCCACGCCATtggggagtggtggctgGATCACGCCGAGAGATACAGACGCTCGAATGAGTTCATGAGGTGTCTGCGTGGTATCTGGACCGCGCCCAAGGATGAGGGCTTCACCTTTTCGGGAGACTTTTACCGGTTCAAGAATTACAAGCTGGCGCCTAAGCCGGTGCAGAAGCCGCACCCGCCTATCTTTCAGGGGGGGAATAGTGAGGATGCGAGGGTGAATGGGGCTGAGGTGGCGGATTGGTATTTTATGAATGGGAATGATCTCGAGGGGTTCAGGGCGCAGATTCAGGATGTCAAGGCGAGGGCTGCCAAGGTTGGCAGGGAGGAGCACGTCAAGTTTGCGGTGAATGGGTTTGTGATTGTGAGGgataccgaggaggaggcgattAGAGTGCTGCAGGAGATTCAGGGCAAGGCCGACCAGGGTGCGATTGAGGCGTTTGCGCAGGAAGTGAAGAACGCTGGCCAGAGcaccaaggagaagcagggCATGTGGGCGACGAGCACGTTTAATGATCTGGTGCAGTATAATGATGGGTTCAAGACCAAGTTGGTCGGTACCAAGGAGCAGGTGGCCGAGAGAATTGTGTTGCTCAAGGCTTTGGGTGTCAACCTGCTCTTGACTGCCTTCCTTCATTACGATCAGGAGGTTGAGCAGTTTGGCAAGGAGGTGCTTCCGCTGGTACGGAagctcgaggccgagggacGTGGCAAGGACGTCGCGTATGAGATTGAGAGGACTGGTGCCGTTTATCAGAAGCACTAA
- a CDS encoding hypothetical protein (CAZy:CE3; EggNog:ENOG503PAC8; COG:S), whose protein sequence is MGGVPTRPATRIMIVGDSISHGREGDWTWRYRIWEWFRQNNTPVVFVGPHKGTIPPPPEDDRTRDGGYAPDVNRDFLQDCYHYSWWGKAACVVKDGIGEQVATHKPDLCLVELGFNDIGWGISDPGGTLKSMEALITEARTHNQALKFAIANVPQRTIVPGLGDLPVRVETYNELLAQAIPSWNQPSSPVVLVHLCENYLCREGSYDGLHPGALGEFEIAQAFSRTLLSPEFALTDRSTKELEIPQPVPRRVLSTPVNLAAVASSPNHEGWVRLTVTWDLVYGAYSYDIRIKTGHDDAWWDWHPVQDTRYQLWCSPMYLPTPEWKAQVRATAGEHVTSNNSQLVNVIVGQEDDL, encoded by the coding sequence ATGGGCGGAGTACCGACACGACCGGCCACAAGGATCATGATCGTGGGAGACTCGATTTCCCACGGCCGTGAAGGCGACTGGACTTGGCGGTATCGAATATGGGAATGGTTTCGACAAAACAACACTCCCGTTGTGTTTGTGGGGCCGCACAAGGGCaccatcccacctcctccagagGACGATCGAACTCGCGATGGGGGATACGCTCCAGATGTGAACCGAGATTTCCTCCAGGATTGCTATCATTATTCTTGGTGGGGAAAAGCAGCATGCGTCGTCAAGGACGGAATTGGCGAACAGGTCGCCACACACAAGCCGGACCTGTGTCTTGTAGAGTTGGGCTTTAACGACATTGGGTGGGGCATAAGCGATCCAGGGGGAACCCTCAAGAGCATGGAGGCCTTGATAACAGAAGCGCGCACTCACAACCAGGCCCTCAAATTTGCCATAGCGAACGTACCGCAGCGTACTATTGTTCCGGGGCTGGGTGATCTACCCGTGAGAGTCGAGACGTATAACGAACTGCTCGCTCAAGCAATCCCAAGCTGGAATCAACCGTCGTCACCCGTTGTTTTGGTTCATCTTTGCGAGAACTACCTTTGCAGAGAAGGATCCTACGATGGGCTTCACCCTGGCGCTCTTGGCGAATTTGAGATTGCCCAAGCCTTCTCGCGCACGCTGCTCTCTCCCGAATTTGCCTTGACAGACAGGTCAACAAAAGAGCTCGAGATCCCTCAACCGGTGCCGCGTCGTGTGTTGTCTACGCCAGTCAACCTTGCAGCAGTGGCGTCATCACCAAATCACGAGGGTTGGGTCAGGCTCACAGTCACATGGGACCTCGTCTACGGTGCCTACTCTTACGACATTCGAATAAAGACTGGACATGACGACGCTTGGTGGGACTGGCATCCGGTGCAGGACACACGATATCAGCTCTGGTGCTCACCAATGTACCTCCCTACACCAGAGTGGAAGGCTCAAGTACGAGCCACCGCCGGCGAGCATGTCACATCAAACAACAGCCAACTGGTGAACGTTATTGTCGGGCAGGAGGATGATCTCTAG
- a CDS encoding hypothetical protein (EggNog:ENOG503PX0B), whose protein sequence is MHSKLLILGALPMLAMARAYPPLLRGRTDGGYVTTPVKTCEDIGQQTCGDGCVPLEYSCCPTEEGACAAGYKCQIGDNDKYGCCPEGQTCVGNGGSVTTTFSTALPSSSAPAHEEEPLPIDDVEEPEPTSTDAIEEPEPTSIDVVDEPTSTETAEEPLTSEPAEDTEPTGTDLVDEPEPTITSTIVESDLPSVTASDSFELSATTTQEPGTTVTGEPSATGTATATPIGTLTSLSTTLSPLPTSYTTSTIYTTTLVTITSCAPTVPCNGAPTVITKTIPFTTTVCPVTPSIIPTGTTRLPILPPVKPTYGCSQGVGANCPRPTSPTHTWTATRTPSGTAPWDGNYTGIYTGYLPTTTGQAASTTSKPVTAGAGKGVPGAGWVHGIVAGVAVLGLAL, encoded by the coding sequence ATGCATTCCAAGTTGTTGATCTTGGGCGCTTTGCCCATGCTCGCTATGGCACGGGcgtatcctcctcttctcagaGGACGTACAGATGGCGGCTACGTCACGACTCCCGTCAAGACATGCGAGGATATTGGGCAGCAGACCTGTGGAGATGGTTGTGTTCCCTTGGAGTACAGCTGCTGCCCCACCGAGGAGGGAGCTTGTGCAGCTGGTTATAAATGCCAGATCGGAGACAACGACAAGTACGGGTGCTGTCCCGAAGGTCAGACATGTGTCGGCAATGGCGGCTCTGTCACGACCACCTTTTCGACCGCACTTCCTTCTTCAAGCGCTCCTGCCCACGAGGAAGAGCCGCTCCCCATTGATGACGTCGAGGAACCCGAGCCAACTTCCACTGATGCGATCGAGGAGCCTGAACCGACCTCCATTGATGTCGTTGACGAGCCAACTTCCACTGAGACTGCCGAAGAGCCTCTGACCTCCGAACCAGCTGAGGACACCGAGCCCACCGGCACCGACCTTGTCGACGAGCCCGAGCCAACTATAACCTCCACCATCGTCGAGTCCGACCTCCCCAGCGTCACAGCATCTGATAGCTTCGAGCTCTCTGCCACGACCACCCAGGAGCCCGGCACCACAGTAACTGGCGAGCCCTCAGCCACCGGGACAGCGACCGCAACCCCCATCGgaaccctcacctccctttCCACGACCCTcagccccctcccaacaagctacacaacctccacaatctacaccaccaccctcgtgACCATCACCTCCTGCGCCCCCACCGTTCCCTGCAACGGCGCTCCCACCGTCATCACAAAGACCATTCCCTTCACAACCACAGTCTGCCCCGTCACTCCAAGCATTATCCCCACGGGCACAACCAGGCTCCCCATTCTACCCCCCGTCAAGCCGACCTACGGCTGCTCCCAAGGCGTCGGCGCCAACTGCCCTCGTCCCACTTCCCCAACTCACACTTGGACAGCAACGCGCACCCCATCGGGTACAGCGCCCTGGGACGGAAACTACACCGGAATTTACACAGGCTATCTccctaccaccaccggccaGGCTGCATCCACTACGTCGAAACCGGTCACGGCTGGTGCTGGCAAGGGAGTGCCGGGCGCGGGTTGGGTTCACGGAATTGTAGCAGGTGTTGCTGTTTTGGGCCTGGCTTTGTAA
- a CDS encoding hypothetical protein (COG:O; MEROPS:MER0001513; EggNog:ENOG503P3V7), whose protein sequence is MDVVIVSDDEHSPHHFSHHQNSFTHQTKMSSEPYLAVAATWEIPYAHTQVTPESFFSTDDTSESVFDPDHRSLVDDNDIRDGGKYRSIVKLQMRYEGQQPGDKSYAMGTGWLIAPDLLVTAGHNVFDWSGYGRGLGKAVDIKAYIGYHGRSSINSPIVQFRSGKVVVTNAQWVVDRNNRHADVAFVKLDKPFTGNLRLFTYKNTPESGDDMIGVVGYPADKTLEDADGREEKGALMWEQFTSTTYVLDSAKNRGRGMLKYRISTFGGQSGAPVIRKGSKQAVIGTHVYGGGDKNSASVIGPLGNDYEGMLKVFDGNLPPWGEHQGIKLVKYGYSTTSPGASPTTQPAPRTGYTSAPAPGPLDAEGFFDDLKKVAKFVQGNVGPAAPVYLQPFLGGVHGAIAHAILGVINQATESALTDVSAVLQGTLERGILAEAALQSILKLEDNPITRKILQEMSSIWSTHYCSINFDPIICRLGPALPLTANKILSSTEYTQTTATGEVKLKTVPFAATSNGPATNGQQAELFGLFPGITIGIELGKFLVDTIRNRAESYRAEGWFDDLGKVIVRAVEREPLYQLTKKIVEHVSESSFSTQSLSPADREAAILVAKRAVFGETALQALSKLSSSELQQIKMSVPEGQGHEESFGDFLGGLVRDIGGVVSQVAPVVVGTVLPFPLRVAGAAESGGMLGVPAQPPLRKKSSVLDLIHGDGLSNGLLQTRISA, encoded by the exons ATGGACGTGGTGATCGTCTCAGACGACGAACACTCACCGCATCACTTCTCACATCATCAAAACTCGTTCACACATCAAACCAAAATGTCTTCTGAACCCTATCTCGCCGTGGCTGCCACCTGGGAAATTCCTTACGCCCATACCCAGGTGACACCAGAGTCTTTCTTCTCCACTGATGACACGTCCGAGTCGGTATTTGACCCAGACCACCGCTCTCTGGTCGATGACAACGATATCCGGGATGGCGGAAAATATCGCT CCATCGTCAAGCTTCAGATGCGCTATGAAGGCCAGCAGCCTGGTGATAAGTCCTACGCCATGGGTACCGGTTGGCTCATCGCCCCAGACCTCTTGGTGACTGCCGGCCACAATGTCTTCGACTGGTCTGGTTATGGCAGAGGCCTCGGCAAGGCCGTCGACATCAAGGCTTACATCGGCTACCACGGACGTTCCAGCATCAACTCTCCTATCGTGCAGTTTCGCTCAGGCAAAGTCGTCGTCACCAACGCCCAGTGGGTTGTCGACCGCAACAACCGCCATGCCGACGTCGCCTTCGTCAAACTCGACAAGCCCTTCACTGGCAACCTCCGCCTCTTCACGTACAAGAACACTCCTGAGAGTGGCGATGACatgattggtgttgttggctaTCCTGCCGACAAGACTCTCGAGGATGCCGATGGCcgcgaggagaagggtgcCCTTATGTGGGAGCAGTTCACCAGCACCACTTACGTCCTTGACTCGGCCAAGAACAGGGGAAGGGGCATGCTCAAGTACCGGATTTCGACCTTTGGCG GTCAATCTGGTGCTCCTGTTATCCGCAAGGGTTCCAAGCAAGCTGTCATCGGTACTCACGTCTACGGTGGCGGCGACAAGAACTCGGCCAGTGTCATAGGCCCGCTCGGCAATGACTACGAGGGTATGCTCAAGGTCTTCGACGGCAACCTCCCACCCTGGGGTGAGCACCAGGGCATCAAGCTTGTCAAATACGGCtactccaccacctcccccggcGCCAGTCCCACGACCCAACCTGCTCCTCGCACCGGTTACACCTCCGCTCCAGCTCCTGGACCCCTTGACGCTGAGGGCTTCTTTGACGACCTCAAGAAGGTTGCCAAATTTGTGCAGGGCAACGTGGGCCCTGCCGCCCCTGTTTACCTCCAGCCGTTCTTGGGCGGCGTCCACGGCGCCATCGCTCACGCCATCCTCGGTGTCATCAATCAGGCCACTGAATCTGCCTTGACTGATGTAAGCGCTGTGCTGCAAGGCACACTCGAGCGTGGCATCCTCGCCGAGGCTGCCCTCCAATCCATCTTGAAGCTAGAGgacaaccccatcacccgCAAGATCCTGCAAGAAATGTCCTCGATCTGGAGCACCCACTACTGCTCCATCAACTTTGACCCCATCATCTGCCGCCTCggccccgccctccccctgaCCGCGAACAAGATCCTCAGCTCGACCGAGTACACCCAAACTACCGCCACCGGCGAGGTCAAGCTCAAAACCGTCCCCTTCGCTGCTACCTCCAACGGCCCAGCCACCAACGGTCAACAAGCCGAGCTCTTCGGCCTCTTCCccggcatcaccatcggcATCGAACTGGGCAAATTCCTCGTTGACACTATCAGGAACCGTGCCGAGTCCTACCGCGCCGAGGGCTGGTTCGACGACCTCGGAAAGGTCATCGTCCGCGCCGTTGAGCGCGAGCCCCTTTACCAGCTCACAAAGAAGATTGTCGAGCACGTTTCCGAGTCTTCCTTCTCGACccaatccctctccccagccgACCGTGAAGCTGCCATCCTTGTGGCCAAGCGGGCCGTCTTTGGCGAGACCGCCCTCCAGGCCTTGTCCAAGCTTTCCAGCTCGGAGCTGCAGCAGATTAAGATGTCGGTCCCGGAGGGGCAGGGCCATGAGGAGTCGTTTGGGGATTTCCTCGGCGGTCTCGTGAGGGATATTGGCGGGGTGGTCAGCCAGGTTGCgcccgtggtggtggggaccGTGCTCCCCTTCCCGCTTAGGGTCGCTGGTGCGGCTGAGAGCGGTGGGATGCTGGGTGTTCCTGCCCAGCCCCCCCTTAGAAAGAAGTCGAGTGTGTTGGATTTGATccatggtgatgggttgAGCAACGGGCTTTTGCAG ACTCGGATTTCTGCCTGA
- a CDS encoding hypothetical protein (EggNog:ENOG503PX0B) produces the protein MHSKFLVLGALPILAMARAYPPVIRGRQDPDTTTSIETSRPTSPTHTWTAAGDASATGPWDGHYTGIYTGTLPDDDSGHYTGIYSATATGCSGTCTGTPVADYTGIYTPTGSATGSATGCTGICTGTPTAAYTGIYTGELPTTTGQIASNGTSTSAPVVIGGAGKGVQGASWVGGIMAGFAVMGLAL, from the coding sequence ATGCATTCGAAAttcttggtcttgggtgCTCTGCCCATCCTAGCCATGGCGCGGGCATATCCTCCTGTTATCAGAGGCCGGCAAGACCCAGACACCACGACATCCATCGAAACCTCTCGTCCCACCTCCCCGACTCACACTTGGACAGCCGCGGGTGATGCATCCGCCACAGGGCCGTGGGATGGACACTACACCGGAATCTACACCGGAACACTTCCCGACGATGACAGCGGCCACTACACCGGTATCTACTCTGCCACTGCAACCGGCTGCTCGGGCACGTGCACTGGAACACCTGTCGCGGACTACACCGGCATATACACTCCCACTGGATCTGCGACTGGATCTGCCACCGGCTGCACAGGTATCTGCACTGGAACACCGACCGCGGCCTACACCGGCATCTACACGGGCGAgctccccaccacaaccgGCCAGATCGCATCAAACGGCACAAGTACATCTGCACCCGTCGTCATCGGCGGGGCTGGCAAGGGAGTACAGGGCGCgagctgggttggtggaATCATGGCCGGCTTTGCTGTTATGGGGTTGGctctttga
- a CDS encoding hypothetical protein (EggNog:ENOG503PVSU), whose translation MRWTQFCSSLIAGFLATTSLAATWERDVWAPTFRVGGKGGSEFELLAETGQTVQKIRVFRVATTKNKQTLRGIQVTFSDGATRSAGALEGESKDYHFQPGEAITEMTLWGNGDGKRTGRILFKTTIGGEFDHGQDTTGQGNFVMEVGSGMLIGFVGRAGKEMDQLSPVFIRKLAKDPVLEDVRIDSYNPFANLELETLSTKKVKWDGVAHNWSFGDTIMRSTSTTWTTSSSTSLTFGMSIKAGIPDVVSVETSVSWSTSSSSSQSTTQSKDKTLTWSLGGRINGPEEAVDCTAQVWSGNLNIGWDGVLVLDTGVRVYRIPTRGTLKRVDVSEVISQCSPLYPELVRPGSTQPAVQTPTPTPTGFITVTTTSLSTPSSSPSTGIKPQPGTVENCAEFHKVVAGDTCHDIAQGAGITLDEFYALNKKVTIDFECDNLYRGYHVCVGLAA comes from the exons ATGCGTTGGACACAATTCTGCTCCTCCCTTATTGCAGGGTTCTTGGCCACTACATCCCTTGCCGCAACATGGGAGAGAGACGTCTGGGCGCCGACCTTCCGtgttggtggaaaaggaggcaGCGAATTTGAGTTGCTGGCGGAAACCGGCCAAACCGTCCAAAAGATTCGCGTCTTCAGGGTAGCCACCACGAAGAACAAGCAAACTCTCCGGGGCATCCAGGTTACCTTCTCTGATGGCGCGACCCGAAGCGCTGGAGCATTGGAGGGTGAATCCAAAGACTACCACTTTCAGCCAGGCGAAGCAATCACCGAGATGACTCTGTGGGGTAACGGTGATGGAAAACGCACCGGCCGCATTCTGTTCAAAACCACCATTGGAGGCGAGTTTGATCACGGGCAAGACACAACTGGTCAAGGAAACTTTGTCATGGAGGTTGGATCGGGAATGCTCATCGGCTTTGTTGGAAGAGCAGGCAAGGAGATGGACCAGCTGTCCCCTGTTTTTATCAGGAAGCTGGCCAAAGATCCGGTGCTCGAGGATGTCCGCATTGACTCGTACAATCCCTTTGCGAATCTCGAGCTGGAGACATTAAGCACCAAAAAGGTGAAATGGGATGGAGTGGCCCACAACTGGAGCTTCGGTGACACGATCATGCGTTCTACATCCACGACTTGGACAACTTCATCGTCTACCAGTTTGACTTTCGGCATGTCCATCAAAGCTGGCATTCCCGACGTCGTGAGTGTCGAGACATCCGTGTCATGGTCTACGAGCTCTTCCTCTAGCCAGTCGACGACTCAGAGCAAAGATAAGACATTGACCTGGTCCCTTGGCGGACGGATTAATGGAcccgaggaggctgttga TTGCACGGCGCAGGTTTGGTCAGGCAACCTGAATATCGGATGGGACGGCGTTCTCGTCCTCGACACTGGTGTCAGAGTCTACAGAATACCTACTCGGGGCACTTTGAAGAGGGTAGACGTGTCCGAGGTCATTTCACAATGCAGCCCGCTGTACCCAGAGCTTGTCCGTCCCGGGTCAACCCAACCAGCTGTGCAGActcccacacccacacctaCCGGAttcatcaccgtcaccacaaCATCTCTCTCGACTCCttcgtcttctccctcaacggGGATCAAGCCACAGCCAGGCACCGTTGAGAACTGCGCTGAATTCCACAAGGTGGTCGCTGGAGATACATGCCACGATATTGCGCAGGGAGCAGGGATCACCTTGGACGAGTTTTACGCGTTGAACAAAAAGGTCACGATTGACTTTGAGTGCGACAACCTCTACCGCGGCTACCATGTTTGCGTTGGTCTCGCTGCATGA